The Zingiber officinale cultivar Zhangliang chromosome 9A, Zo_v1.1, whole genome shotgun sequence genome window below encodes:
- the LOC122019635 gene encoding zinc finger MYM-type protein 1-like, whose amino-acid sequence MKNKKIFDFFRKKNDESTSDLNGPNNISPCISEPASTKRPRLENETLNEPLPNSSNNLQYVYDPGIRIPILQHPIELQDEVRRAYIDKGPIQPIYDYPFTECEGQKRRFQSSWFQKYPWLEFSIEKQSAFCFPCYVFDTNSAQFDTFTVTGFKNWKRVNYKNCPFKRHEGDGNSRHSFAMRKWGDLKNLDQHIDRRLEKQSSKQIEQNRLLLKVSIESVKFLAMQGCAFRGHDESIASKNHGNYLELVALLGRMNPEIGSTLEKASKNAKYTSPEIQREILKIIADIVRDKIRAKIGEAKFCILVDEAIDESSKEQMAIILRYVDRDEFIRERFFEVVHVENTSALTLKKEICNVFNQYNLLTKNLRGQGYDGASNMRGEWNGLQALFLKDSPHAYYIHCFAHRLQLALVAVSKEVHDVWRFFSTLTLAINFVGSSAKHQFQLKSIRKAKINDLIKLGEIDTGTGSNQDCSLVRAGATRWSSHFSSVRRFISLFGSVSTLLQDLVDKGPNSNIRGEAKGLYLDIKSFDFVFVLFLMHEVLGISDKLCQTLQKNDIDILNAINLVSTTRLNLQQIRDDRWEGFLWSVLKFCESNDVEVPDFDDCYTRGTKRSCQQKNNIIVHDHYHFEIFNAVIDFQLMELNERFPEDTTELLTLSNALSPVDGFKSFSFPDICSLVDKFYYYDFNLEERGDLERELDHYKFDIPRHAQFQNLNSLHHLCQTLARTTKSVIYPLIDRLVRLVLTLPVSIATTERAFSGMKLIKMPLRNKMENDLMANTMVVYIERDIASGIDTEFIINKFDVLKNRKIWLK is encoded by the coding sequence ATGAAGAATAAAAAAATCTTTGATTTCTTCAGAAAGAAGAATGATGAATCAACAAGTGATTTAAATGGGCCAAATAACATATCTCCTTGTATTTCAGAACCAGCATCTACTAAAAGACCAAGACTTGAAAATGAGACTCTTAATGAACCGCTTCCGAATTCGAGTAACAATTTGCAATATGTTTATGATCCTGGAATTCGTATCCCAATTTTACAACATCCCATTGAACTTCAAGATGAGGTAAGAAGAGCATATATTGATAAAGGGCCAATTCAACCTATATATGATTATCCTTTTACTGAATGTGAAGGTCAAAAGCGTAGATTCCAATCTTCTTGGTTTCAAAAATATCCTTGGCTTGAATTTTCTATTGAGAAACAAAGTGCATTTTGTTTTCCTTGCTATGTTTTTGACACTAACTCAGCACAATTTGACACATTCACTGTCACGGGATTTAAAAATTGGAAAAGAGTTAATTATAAAAATTGTCCATTCAAGAGACATGAAGGAGATGGGAATTCAAGACATAGCTTTGCCATGCGAAAATGGGgagatttgaaaaatcttgatcaGCATATTGATAGAAGATTAGaaaaacaatcttctaagcaaattgAGCAAAATCGGTTGCTCTTAAAGGTGTCCATAGAAAGTGTGAAGTTTCTTGCTATGCAAGGTTGTGCTTTTAGGGGTCATGATGAATCAATTGCCTCTAAAAACCATGGAAATTATTTGGAATTAGTAGCTTTGTTGGGAAGAATGAATCCAGAAATTGGTAGTACTTTGGAAAAAGCATCTAAAAATGCAAAGTACACATCACCAGAAATTCAAAgagagattttgaaaattattgctGATATTGTGAGGGATAAAATTCGTGCAAAAATTGGAGAAGCCAAGTTTTGTATCCTCGTTGATGAAGCAATTGATGAGTCAAGTAAAGAACAAATGGCTATCATTTTAAGATATGTTGATCGGGATGAGTTCATTAGAGAACGATTTTTTGAAGTTGTTCACGTTGAAAATACAAGTGCATTAACTTTGAAAAAAGAGATATGCAATGTATTCAACCAATACAATCTGTTAACTAAAAATCTAAGGGGGCAAGGCTATGATGGCGCAAGTAATATGCGTGGGGAATGGAATGGACTCCAGGCTTTATTTCTTAAAGATTCTCCACATGCTTATTATATTCATTGTTTTGCTCATAGACTACAACTTGCTTTAGTTGCAGTTTCTAAAGAGGTGCATGATGTGTGGCGTTTCTTTTCAACATTAACTTTGGCTATTAATTTTGTTGGTTCATCTGCTAAACATCAGTTTCAATTGAAATCTATCCGAAAAGCTAAAATTAATGATTTGATAAAATTGGGAGAAATTGACACTGGTACTGGATCTAATCAAGATTGTTCTTTGGTACGAGCTGGAGCTACTCGTTGGAGTTCACATTTCAGCTCTGTTAGGAGATTCATTAGTTTGTTTGGTTCAGTGAGTACACTTCTTCAAGATCTTGTCGACAAAGGTCCCAATAGTAACATTCGAGGAGAGGCTAAAGGTTTGTACTTGGATATAAAATCATTTGactttgtatttgtattatttCTGATGCATGAAGTTTTGGGAATATCAGATAAGTTGTGTCAAACATTACAGAAGAATGACATAGATATTTTGAATGCTATAAATTTGGTTTCTACTACTAGACTAAATCTTCAACAGATCCGAGATGATAGATGGGAAGGATTTCTTTGGAGTGTGTTGAAGTTTTGTGAAAGCAATGATGTTGAGGTGCCAGACTTTGATGATTGCTACACACGAGGTACAAAACGTTCTTGCCAGCAGAAAAACAATATAATAGTCCATGATCACTATCATTTTGAAATATTTAATGCAGTAATAGATTTTCAGTTGATGGAATTGAATGAAAGATTTCCAGAGGACACAACAGAACTTCTTACTCTCAGTAATGCTTTGAGTCCCGTTGATGGATTCAAATCATTTTCTTTTCCTGACATTTGTTCTCTTGTTGATAAATTTTACTACTATGATTTCAATCTAGAAGAAAGAGGAGATTTGGAGAGAGAATTAGATCATTATAAATTTGATATACCGCGTCATGCGCAGTTTCAGAATCTTAATTCTTTGCATCATTTGTGCCAAACATTGGCCAGAACGACAAAGTCAGTTATCTATCCTTTGATTGATAGGTTGGTTCGATTGGTTTTGACTCTTCCAGTTTCTATAGCAACTACAGAACGAGCCTTTTCAGGGATGAAACTCATTAAGATGCCACTTCGTAATAAAATGGAAAATGACCTTATGGCCAATACCATGGTTGTTTATATAGAGAGGGATATTGCTTCAGGTATTGATACAGAATTTATCATAAACAAGTTTGATGTATTGAAAAATCGCAAAATATGGCTTAAATAA
- the LOC122019634 gene encoding uncharacterized protein LOC122019634: MNLLLLVYNLRTRESVLPIHSSNSITKACSLSLNGSDFNLKPHQPGSKSHVKRQRKNLKPKPVKKPFCFPPADAKGDRTFFFPSRRRLLSFLNHQGRRRHLLLHHRRPTIHLPHQAPDSFPPHHRLSSSGLGRGALHSYHQVLFILHFASVAISKSDSPSRFRSPPLRVRRGGFAFAATSRSSSPFSFCSPLLFGLEEKRFFFVRVPIKRRIHHISVHFGCLLTLIDAHNMFNKMFLYLDADQEQPTLIMAANDENKYLRTTQY; this comes from the exons ATGAATCTTCTCCTCCTGGTCTATAATTTACGGACTAGAGAATCCGTCCTCCCAATCCACTCCTCAAACTCAATCACAAAAGCCTGTTCCTTGAGTCTTAATGGATCGGATTTTAATCTCAAACCTCATCAACCCGGATCCAAAAGCCACGTCAAAAGGCAACGCAAAAATCTAAAACCTAAACCCGTTAAGAAACCCTTCTGTTTTCCCCCAGCTGACGCGAAGGGGGATCGAACCTTCTTCTTCCCAAGCCGACGCCGCCTTCTCTCCTTCCTCAACCACCAAGGCCGGCGGCGCCACCTCCTTCTTCATCACCGCCGGCCAACCATCCACCTTCCTCATCAAGCTCCGGATTCCTTTCCCCCTCATCATCGCCTCTCCTCTTCTGGGTTAGGAAGAGGAGCGCTCCATTCCTACCACCAAGTCCTCTTCATCCTCCACTTCGCCTCTGTAGCCATCTCCAAATCCGACAGCCCTTCTCGCTTCCGAAGCCCTCCTCTTCGAGTTAGACGAGGAGGATTCGCGTTTGCAGCCACCTCCAGATCCAGCAGCCCTTTTAGCTTCTGCAGCCCTCTTCTCTTCGGGTTAGAAGAGAAGAGGTTCTTCTTCGTGCGTGTTCCGATCAAGAGAAGGATCCATCACATTAGCGTTCATTTTGGTTGTTTGCTTACTttgattgatgcccacaatatgTTCAACAAAATGTTTCTTTACTTAG ATGCAGATCAAGAACAACCCACACTGATCATGGCTGCCAACGATGAGAACAAGTATCTAAGGACTACGCAGTATTGA